Proteins found in one Salvelinus alpinus chromosome 11, SLU_Salpinus.1, whole genome shotgun sequence genomic segment:
- the LOC139534334 gene encoding E3 ubiquitin/ISG15 ligase TRIM25-like isoform X2: protein MVEEQFFLPFSLPIMATSMDQSTVLEDELTCPVCLDLFRDPHLLPCGHNFCLLCVRRLKRQAERGRFRCPECRESHRCSAASQKNFKLANIADDYRLRGQAALSRPQQPDGGRPATAKTLVSVPCDYCRPGDISEAGKGEPGAPGAGGEVVLAVKTCLKCEVSMCQEHVKPHLELPAFREHPLTEPLGDLRKRKCPEHDEMYRYYCMDDRVCVCNACTIEGGHAGHTIKTLKNTMKGLKGILETQLQKVDRKLSKAEKTLQEQKVEEQINKKFLEDSDQRIMAVGEVLQVHLEGFLTVLRDCTRSQESECGPNIQRNIAKVAQDHARLQDVHSRIQNLAQENDPFRFLEAYKSSSKNFCRQLKKPLFYPEYVGVDTEGLAEALEVKQDDFLTNVRSCISHFIDDICPSVREDPDTGGEEEEEEDEDDDDDEEDGSDGDEQEEEMSEEEEGIHDHESADELYGTKQKKTGKDGPELVQ, encoded by the exons ATGGTCGAAGAACAATT CTTCCTCCCCTTTTCCCTTCCCATCATGGCTACCTCCATGGATCAGTCCACTGTTCTAGAAGATGAGCTCACCTGTCCCGTGTGCTTGGACCTGTTCCGGGACCCCCACCTGCTGCCTTGCGGCCACAACTTCTGCCTCCTCTGCGTCCGTCGCCTCAAACGCCAGGCAGAGCGAGGTCGCTTCCGTTGCCCAGAGTGTCGCGAGAGCCACCGCTGCTCCGCGGCCTCGCAGAAGAACTTCAAGCTGGCCAACATCGCCGACGACTACCGCCTCCGGGGACAG GCAGCGTTGTCAAGACCACAACAACCAGATGGTGGCCGCCCGGCAACAGCCAAGACCCTTGTGTCCGTGCCCTGTGACTACTGCCGTCCAGGGGACATTAGCGAGGCGGGGAAAGGGGAACCTGGAGCTCCCGGGGCTGGAGGAGAGGTGGTGTTAGCGGTGAAGACGTGTCTGAAATGCGAGGTGTCCATGTGTCAG GAGCATGTGAAGCCCCACTTGGAGCTCCCTGCATTTAGGGAGCACCCCCTGACCGAGCCCCTGGGAGACCTGAGGAAGAGGAAGTGTCCCGAACATGATGAGATGTACCGCTACTACTGCATGGACGACAGGGTGTGTGTCTGTAATGCCTGTACCATAGAAGGGGGCCACGCCGGACACACCATCAAGACCCTGAAGAACACCATGAAGGGTCTGAAG GGCATTCTGGAGACCCAGCTACAGAAGGTGGACAGGAAGTTGAGCAAAGCAGAAAAAACTCTCCAGGAGCAGAAAGTGGAGGAACAAATTAACAAG AAGTTCCTGGAGGACTCGGACCAGCGGATCATGGCGGTGGGGGAGGTGTTACAGGTCCACCTGGAGGGCTTCCTCACAGTCTTAAGGGACTGTACCCGCTCACAAGAGAGCGAGTGTGGCCCCAACATCCAGCGGAACATAGCCAAGGTGGCCCAGGACCACGCTCGTCTGCAGGATGTCCACAGCAGAATCCAGAACCTCGCCCAGGAGAACGACCCCTTTCGCTTCCTAGAG GCATACAAATCATCAAGCAAAAA TTTCTGCAGGCAGTTGAAGAAGCCCCTCTTCTACCCAGAGTATGTTGGTGTGGACACTGAAGGCCTGGCCGAGGCCCTGGAGGTTAAGCAGGATGACTTCCTCACTAATGTACGCTCCTGCATCTCTCATTTCATCGACGATATAT GTCCTTCAGTCAGGGAAGACCCGGACaccggaggagaggaggaggaagaggaggatgaagatgaCGACGACGACGAGGAGGATGGCAGTGATGGAGATgaacaagaggaggagatgagtgaggaagaggagggtatACACGACCACGAGTCAGCAGACGAACTCTACG
- the LOC139534334 gene encoding E3 ubiquitin/ISG15 ligase TRIM25-like isoform X1, which yields MFVLSTPSATSFLPFSLPIMATSMDQSTVLEDELTCPVCLDLFRDPHLLPCGHNFCLLCVRRLKRQAERGRFRCPECRESHRCSAASQKNFKLANIADDYRLRGQAALSRPQQPDGGRPATAKTLVSVPCDYCRPGDISEAGKGEPGAPGAGGEVVLAVKTCLKCEVSMCQEHVKPHLELPAFREHPLTEPLGDLRKRKCPEHDEMYRYYCMDDRVCVCNACTIEGGHAGHTIKTLKNTMKGLKGILETQLQKVDRKLSKAEKTLQEQKVEEQINKKFLEDSDQRIMAVGEVLQVHLEGFLTVLRDCTRSQESECGPNIQRNIAKVAQDHARLQDVHSRIQNLAQENDPFRFLEAYKSSSKNFCRQLKKPLFYPEYVGVDTEGLAEALEVKQDDFLTNVRSCISHFIDDICPSVREDPDTGGEEEEEEDEDDDDDEEDGSDGDEQEEEMSEEEEGIHDHESADELYGTKQKKTGKDGPELVQ from the exons ATGTTTGTATTGTCAACGCCTAGCGCCACAAG CTTCCTCCCCTTTTCCCTTCCCATCATGGCTACCTCCATGGATCAGTCCACTGTTCTAGAAGATGAGCTCACCTGTCCCGTGTGCTTGGACCTGTTCCGGGACCCCCACCTGCTGCCTTGCGGCCACAACTTCTGCCTCCTCTGCGTCCGTCGCCTCAAACGCCAGGCAGAGCGAGGTCGCTTCCGTTGCCCAGAGTGTCGCGAGAGCCACCGCTGCTCCGCGGCCTCGCAGAAGAACTTCAAGCTGGCCAACATCGCCGACGACTACCGCCTCCGGGGACAG GCAGCGTTGTCAAGACCACAACAACCAGATGGTGGCCGCCCGGCAACAGCCAAGACCCTTGTGTCCGTGCCCTGTGACTACTGCCGTCCAGGGGACATTAGCGAGGCGGGGAAAGGGGAACCTGGAGCTCCCGGGGCTGGAGGAGAGGTGGTGTTAGCGGTGAAGACGTGTCTGAAATGCGAGGTGTCCATGTGTCAG GAGCATGTGAAGCCCCACTTGGAGCTCCCTGCATTTAGGGAGCACCCCCTGACCGAGCCCCTGGGAGACCTGAGGAAGAGGAAGTGTCCCGAACATGATGAGATGTACCGCTACTACTGCATGGACGACAGGGTGTGTGTCTGTAATGCCTGTACCATAGAAGGGGGCCACGCCGGACACACCATCAAGACCCTGAAGAACACCATGAAGGGTCTGAAG GGCATTCTGGAGACCCAGCTACAGAAGGTGGACAGGAAGTTGAGCAAAGCAGAAAAAACTCTCCAGGAGCAGAAAGTGGAGGAACAAATTAACAAG AAGTTCCTGGAGGACTCGGACCAGCGGATCATGGCGGTGGGGGAGGTGTTACAGGTCCACCTGGAGGGCTTCCTCACAGTCTTAAGGGACTGTACCCGCTCACAAGAGAGCGAGTGTGGCCCCAACATCCAGCGGAACATAGCCAAGGTGGCCCAGGACCACGCTCGTCTGCAGGATGTCCACAGCAGAATCCAGAACCTCGCCCAGGAGAACGACCCCTTTCGCTTCCTAGAG GCATACAAATCATCAAGCAAAAA TTTCTGCAGGCAGTTGAAGAAGCCCCTCTTCTACCCAGAGTATGTTGGTGTGGACACTGAAGGCCTGGCCGAGGCCCTGGAGGTTAAGCAGGATGACTTCCTCACTAATGTACGCTCCTGCATCTCTCATTTCATCGACGATATAT GTCCTTCAGTCAGGGAAGACCCGGACaccggaggagaggaggaggaagaggaggatgaagatgaCGACGACGACGAGGAGGATGGCAGTGATGGAGATgaacaagaggaggagatgagtgaggaagaggagggtatACACGACCACGAGTCAGCAGACGAACTCTACG
- the LOC139534334 gene encoding E3 ubiquitin/ISG15 ligase TRIM25-like isoform X3, whose protein sequence is MFVLSTPSATSFLPFSLPIMATSMDQSTVLEDELTCPVCLDLFRDPHLLPCGHNFCLLCVRRLKRQAERGRFRCPECRESHRCSAASQKNFKLANIADDYRLRGQAALSRPQQPDGGRPATAKTLVSVPCDYCRPGDISEAGKGEPGAPGAGGEVVLAVKTCLKCEVSMCQEHVKPHLELPAFREHPLTEPLGDLRKRKCPEHDEMYRYYCMDDRVCVCNACTIEGGHAGHTIKTLKNTMKGLKGILETQLQKVDRKLSKAEKTLQEQKVEEQINKKFLEDSDQRIMAVGEVLQVHLEGFLTVLRDCTRSQESECGPNIQRNIAKVAQDHARLQDVHSRIQNLAQENDPFRFLEAYKSSSKNFCRQLKKPLFYPEYVGVDTEGLAEALEVKQDDFLTNVRSCISHFIDDICPSVREDPDTGGEEEEEEDEDDDDDEEDGSDGDEQEEEMSEEEEGIHDHESADELYGEEDEEEIYSN, encoded by the exons ATGTTTGTATTGTCAACGCCTAGCGCCACAAG CTTCCTCCCCTTTTCCCTTCCCATCATGGCTACCTCCATGGATCAGTCCACTGTTCTAGAAGATGAGCTCACCTGTCCCGTGTGCTTGGACCTGTTCCGGGACCCCCACCTGCTGCCTTGCGGCCACAACTTCTGCCTCCTCTGCGTCCGTCGCCTCAAACGCCAGGCAGAGCGAGGTCGCTTCCGTTGCCCAGAGTGTCGCGAGAGCCACCGCTGCTCCGCGGCCTCGCAGAAGAACTTCAAGCTGGCCAACATCGCCGACGACTACCGCCTCCGGGGACAG GCAGCGTTGTCAAGACCACAACAACCAGATGGTGGCCGCCCGGCAACAGCCAAGACCCTTGTGTCCGTGCCCTGTGACTACTGCCGTCCAGGGGACATTAGCGAGGCGGGGAAAGGGGAACCTGGAGCTCCCGGGGCTGGAGGAGAGGTGGTGTTAGCGGTGAAGACGTGTCTGAAATGCGAGGTGTCCATGTGTCAG GAGCATGTGAAGCCCCACTTGGAGCTCCCTGCATTTAGGGAGCACCCCCTGACCGAGCCCCTGGGAGACCTGAGGAAGAGGAAGTGTCCCGAACATGATGAGATGTACCGCTACTACTGCATGGACGACAGGGTGTGTGTCTGTAATGCCTGTACCATAGAAGGGGGCCACGCCGGACACACCATCAAGACCCTGAAGAACACCATGAAGGGTCTGAAG GGCATTCTGGAGACCCAGCTACAGAAGGTGGACAGGAAGTTGAGCAAAGCAGAAAAAACTCTCCAGGAGCAGAAAGTGGAGGAACAAATTAACAAG AAGTTCCTGGAGGACTCGGACCAGCGGATCATGGCGGTGGGGGAGGTGTTACAGGTCCACCTGGAGGGCTTCCTCACAGTCTTAAGGGACTGTACCCGCTCACAAGAGAGCGAGTGTGGCCCCAACATCCAGCGGAACATAGCCAAGGTGGCCCAGGACCACGCTCGTCTGCAGGATGTCCACAGCAGAATCCAGAACCTCGCCCAGGAGAACGACCCCTTTCGCTTCCTAGAG GCATACAAATCATCAAGCAAAAA TTTCTGCAGGCAGTTGAAGAAGCCCCTCTTCTACCCAGAGTATGTTGGTGTGGACACTGAAGGCCTGGCCGAGGCCCTGGAGGTTAAGCAGGATGACTTCCTCACTAATGTACGCTCCTGCATCTCTCATTTCATCGACGATATAT GTCCTTCAGTCAGGGAAGACCCGGACaccggaggagaggaggaggaagaggaggatgaagatgaCGACGACGACGAGGAGGATGGCAGTGATGGAGATgaacaagaggaggagatgagtgaggaagaggagggtatACACGACCACGAGTCAGCAGACGAACTCTACGgtgaggaagatgaagaggagaTTTATTCGAACTGA
- the LOC139534334 gene encoding E3 ubiquitin/ISG15 ligase TRIM25-like isoform X4 — MATSMDQSTVLEDELTCPVCLDLFRDPHLLPCGHNFCLLCVRRLKRQAERGRFRCPECRESHRCSAASQKNFKLANIADDYRLRGQAALSRPQQPDGGRPATAKTLVSVPCDYCRPGDISEAGKGEPGAPGAGGEVVLAVKTCLKCEVSMCQEHVKPHLELPAFREHPLTEPLGDLRKRKCPEHDEMYRYYCMDDRVCVCNACTIEGGHAGHTIKTLKNTMKGLKGILETQLQKVDRKLSKAEKTLQEQKVEEQINKKFLEDSDQRIMAVGEVLQVHLEGFLTVLRDCTRSQESECGPNIQRNIAKVAQDHARLQDVHSRIQNLAQENDPFRFLEAYKSSSKNFCRQLKKPLFYPEYVGVDTEGLAEALEVKQDDFLTNVRSCISHFIDDICPSVREDPDTGGEEEEEEDEDDDDDEEDGSDGDEQEEEMSEEEEGIHDHESADELYGTKQKKTGKDGPELVQ; from the exons ATGGCTACCTCCATGGATCAGTCCACTGTTCTAGAAGATGAGCTCACCTGTCCCGTGTGCTTGGACCTGTTCCGGGACCCCCACCTGCTGCCTTGCGGCCACAACTTCTGCCTCCTCTGCGTCCGTCGCCTCAAACGCCAGGCAGAGCGAGGTCGCTTCCGTTGCCCAGAGTGTCGCGAGAGCCACCGCTGCTCCGCGGCCTCGCAGAAGAACTTCAAGCTGGCCAACATCGCCGACGACTACCGCCTCCGGGGACAG GCAGCGTTGTCAAGACCACAACAACCAGATGGTGGCCGCCCGGCAACAGCCAAGACCCTTGTGTCCGTGCCCTGTGACTACTGCCGTCCAGGGGACATTAGCGAGGCGGGGAAAGGGGAACCTGGAGCTCCCGGGGCTGGAGGAGAGGTGGTGTTAGCGGTGAAGACGTGTCTGAAATGCGAGGTGTCCATGTGTCAG GAGCATGTGAAGCCCCACTTGGAGCTCCCTGCATTTAGGGAGCACCCCCTGACCGAGCCCCTGGGAGACCTGAGGAAGAGGAAGTGTCCCGAACATGATGAGATGTACCGCTACTACTGCATGGACGACAGGGTGTGTGTCTGTAATGCCTGTACCATAGAAGGGGGCCACGCCGGACACACCATCAAGACCCTGAAGAACACCATGAAGGGTCTGAAG GGCATTCTGGAGACCCAGCTACAGAAGGTGGACAGGAAGTTGAGCAAAGCAGAAAAAACTCTCCAGGAGCAGAAAGTGGAGGAACAAATTAACAAG AAGTTCCTGGAGGACTCGGACCAGCGGATCATGGCGGTGGGGGAGGTGTTACAGGTCCACCTGGAGGGCTTCCTCACAGTCTTAAGGGACTGTACCCGCTCACAAGAGAGCGAGTGTGGCCCCAACATCCAGCGGAACATAGCCAAGGTGGCCCAGGACCACGCTCGTCTGCAGGATGTCCACAGCAGAATCCAGAACCTCGCCCAGGAGAACGACCCCTTTCGCTTCCTAGAG GCATACAAATCATCAAGCAAAAA TTTCTGCAGGCAGTTGAAGAAGCCCCTCTTCTACCCAGAGTATGTTGGTGTGGACACTGAAGGCCTGGCCGAGGCCCTGGAGGTTAAGCAGGATGACTTCCTCACTAATGTACGCTCCTGCATCTCTCATTTCATCGACGATATAT GTCCTTCAGTCAGGGAAGACCCGGACaccggaggagaggaggaggaagaggaggatgaagatgaCGACGACGACGAGGAGGATGGCAGTGATGGAGATgaacaagaggaggagatgagtgaggaagaggagggtatACACGACCACGAGTCAGCAGACGAACTCTACG